A stretch of Equus przewalskii isolate Varuska chromosome 11, EquPr2, whole genome shotgun sequence DNA encodes these proteins:
- the EPS8L2 gene encoding epidermal growth factor receptor kinase substrate 8-like protein 2 isoform X1, whose amino-acid sequence MSQSGGSLGRSDGVAKMSAKDLFEQRKKYSNSNVIMHETSQYHVQHLATFIMDKSEAIVSVDDAIRKLVQLSSKEKIWTQEMLLQVNDKSLRLLDIESQEELENFPLPTVRHSQTVLNQLRYPSVLLLVCQDSEQNKPDIHFFHCDEVEAELVHEDIESALADCRLGKKMRPQTLKGHQEKIRQRLSVLPPPQGPAPIPFQRHGGDSPTTKNRVGLPVPLSEPSFLRRESLEEEPRAVLAQKIEKETQILNCALDDIEWFVARLQKAAEAFKQLNQRKKGKKKGKKGPAEGVLTLRARPPSEAEFVDCFQKTKLAINLLAKLQKHIQNPSAAELAHFLFGPLDLIVSTCGGPDIARSVSSPLLSRDAVGFLRGHLVPKEMALWESLGETWTRPRSEWPREPRVPLYVPKFQSGWEPPLDVLQEAPWEVEGLVSAPSDEPTPGSRLSFRSSQKHSLVPEPTSPGDVLPPVSSPHILRGYEPTPAMAKYVRVLYDFTARNANELSVLKDEVLEVLDDSHQWWKLRNRSGQAGYVPCNILDETRLEDIPPEQAGLKYWGPASPTHKLPPSFAGNKNELIHHMDEVNDELIKKISNIKTQPQRPFRVERSQPVSLPLTYESGPDEVRAWLEAKAFSARIVENLGILTGPQLFSLNKDELKKVCGEDGIRVYSQLTVQKAVLEKQQGGSELEELMNKFHSKNQRRMEEES is encoded by the exons ATGAGCCAGTCAGG TGGCAGCCTGGGCCGGTCTGACGGTGTGGCCAAGATGAGTGCCAAGGACCTGTTTG agcagaggaagaagtaCTCCAACTCCAACGTCATCATGCATGAGACCTCCCAGTACCACGTCCAG CACTTGGCCACATTCATCATGGACAAAAGTGAGGCCATCGTGTCTGTGGACGATGCCATCCGGAAGCTGGTGCAGCTGAGCTCCAAGGAGAAGATCTGGACACAGGAGATGCTGCTGCAGGTCAACGACAAGTCTCTGCGGCTGCTGGACATAGAGTCCCAG GAGGAGCTAGAGAACTTCCCGCTGCCAACTGTGCGGCACAGCCAGACGGTGCTGAACCAGCTGCGCTACCCGTCGGTGCTGCTGCTTGTGTGCCAGGACTCGGAGCAGAACAAGCCCGACATCCACTTCTTCCACTGCGACgaggtggag gcagagctggtgcacgAGGACATCGAGAGCGCGCTGGCCGACTGCCGGCTGGGGAAGAAGATGCGGCCGCAGACCCTGAA GGGCCACCAGGAGAAGATCCGGCAGCGGCTGTCGGTCCTGCCTCCCCCCCAGGGCCCGGCCCCCATCCCCTTCCAGCGCCACGGCGGGGACTCCCCTACCACCAAGAACCGAGTGGGCCTGCCTGTGCCTCTCAGTGAGCCAA GCTTCCTCCGGCGGGAGTCTCTGGAGGAGGAGCCGCGGGCCGTGCTGGCGCAGAAGATAGAGAAGGAGACG CAAATCCTCAACTGCGCCCTGGACGACATCGAGTGGTTCGTGGCTCGGCTGCAGAAGGCGGCCGAGGCTTTCAAGCAGCTGAACCAGCgcaagaaggggaagaagaagggcAAGAAGGGGCCTGCAG AGGGCGTCCTCACGCTGCGGGCACGGCCCCCCTCCGAGGCTGAGTTTGTGGACTGTTTCCAGAAAACAAAGCTGGCCATCAACCTGCTC GCCAAGCTGCAGAAGCACATTCAGAACCCCAGCGCAGCAGAACTGGCGCACTTCCTCTTCGGGCCTCTGGACCtg ATTGTCAGCACCTGTGGTGGCCCAGACATCGCACGCTCAGTCTCCAGTCCCCTGCTCTCCCGTGACGCTGTGGGCTTCCTGCGCGGCCACCTGGTCCCCAAGGAGATGGCGCTATGGGAGTCGCTGGGGGAGACCTGGACACGCCCCCG ctccgAGTGGCCACGGGAGCCGCGGGTGCCCCTCTACGTGCCCAAGTTCCAGAGCGGCTGGGAGCCCCCCCTGGACGTGCTGCAGGAGGCTCCCTGGGAAGTGGAGGGGCTGGTGTCCGCCCCCAGTGACGAG CCGACTCCAGGGAGCCGACTGTCCTTTCGAAGCTCCCAGAAGCACAGCCTTGTACCTGAGCCAACATCCCCAGGAGACGTCCTTCCCCCAGTCAGCTCCCCACATATTCTCAG GGGCTACGAACCCACACCAGCCATGGCCAAGTACGTCAGGGTCCTCTATGACTTCACAGCCCGCAATGCCAACGAGCTGTCTGTGCTCAAGGACGAGGTCCTGGAG GTGCTGGACGACAGCCACCAGTGGTGGAAGCTTCGCAATCGCAGTGGCCAGGCAGGCTACGTGCCCTGCAACATCCTGGACGAGACCCGGCTGGAGGACATCCCCCCAGAGCAG GCCGGGCTGAAATACTGGGGTCCTGCCAGCCCAACCCACAAGCTGCCCCCAAGCTTCGCCGGGAACAAAAATG AACTGATCCACCACATGGATGAGGTCAATGACGAGCTCATCAAGAAGATCAGCAACATCAAGACGCAGCCACAGCGGCCCTTCCGCGTGGAGCGCAGCCAGCCGGTCAGCCTGCCCCTCACCTACGAGTCGGGCCCCGATGAGGTCCGCGCCTGGCTGGAGGCCAAGGCCTTCAGCGCCCG GATCGTGGAGAACCTGGGCATCCTGACCGGGCCCCAGCTCTTCTCGCTCAACAAAGATGAGCTGAAGAAAGTGTGCGGGGAGGATGGCATCCGCGTGTACAGCCAGCTCACGGTGCAGAAGGCCGTCCTGGAG AAGCAGCAAGGTGGGTCGGAGCTGGAGGAACTCATGAACAAGTTTCATTCCAAGAAccagaggaggatggaggaggagagctAG
- the EPS8L2 gene encoding epidermal growth factor receptor kinase substrate 8-like protein 2 isoform X2, with translation MSQSGSVSYCLGAANGSLGRSDGVAKMSAKDLFEQRKKYSNSNVIMHETSQYHVQHLATFIMDKSEAIVSVDDAIRKLVQLSSKEKIWTQEMLLQVNDKSLRLLDIESQEELENFPLPTVRHSQTVLNQLRYPSVLLLVCQDSEQNKPDIHFFHCDEVEAELVHEDIESALADCRLGKKMRPQTLKGHQEKIRQRLSVLPPPQGPAPIPFQRHGGDSPTTKNRVGLPVPLSEPSFLRRESLEEEPRAVLAQKIEKETQILNCALDDIEWFVARLQKAAEAFKQLNQRKKGKKKGKKGPAEGVLTLRARPPSEAEFVDCFQKTKLAINLLAKLQKHIQNPSAAELAHFLFGPLDLIVSTCGGPDIARSVSSPLLSRDAVGFLRGHLVPKEMALWESLGETWTRPRSEWPREPRVPLYVPKFQSGWEPPLDVLQEAPWEVEGLVSAPSDEPTPGSRLSFRSSQKHSLVPEPTSPGDVLPPVSSPHILRGYEPTPAMAKYVRVLYDFTARNANELSVLKDEVLEVLDDSHQWWKLRNRSGQAGYVPCNILDETRLEDIPPEQAGLKYWGPASPTHKLPPSFAGNKNELIHHMDEVNDELIKKISNIKTQPQRPFRVERSQPVSLPLTYESGPDEVRAWLEAKAFSARIVENLGILTGPQLFSLNKDELKKVCGEDGIRVYSQLTVQKAVLEKQQGGSELEELMNKFHSKNQRRMEEES, from the exons ATGAGCCAGTCAGGGTCCGTGAGCTACTGCCTGGGTGCTGCCAA TGGCAGCCTGGGCCGGTCTGACGGTGTGGCCAAGATGAGTGCCAAGGACCTGTTTG agcagaggaagaagtaCTCCAACTCCAACGTCATCATGCATGAGACCTCCCAGTACCACGTCCAG CACTTGGCCACATTCATCATGGACAAAAGTGAGGCCATCGTGTCTGTGGACGATGCCATCCGGAAGCTGGTGCAGCTGAGCTCCAAGGAGAAGATCTGGACACAGGAGATGCTGCTGCAGGTCAACGACAAGTCTCTGCGGCTGCTGGACATAGAGTCCCAG GAGGAGCTAGAGAACTTCCCGCTGCCAACTGTGCGGCACAGCCAGACGGTGCTGAACCAGCTGCGCTACCCGTCGGTGCTGCTGCTTGTGTGCCAGGACTCGGAGCAGAACAAGCCCGACATCCACTTCTTCCACTGCGACgaggtggag gcagagctggtgcacgAGGACATCGAGAGCGCGCTGGCCGACTGCCGGCTGGGGAAGAAGATGCGGCCGCAGACCCTGAA GGGCCACCAGGAGAAGATCCGGCAGCGGCTGTCGGTCCTGCCTCCCCCCCAGGGCCCGGCCCCCATCCCCTTCCAGCGCCACGGCGGGGACTCCCCTACCACCAAGAACCGAGTGGGCCTGCCTGTGCCTCTCAGTGAGCCAA GCTTCCTCCGGCGGGAGTCTCTGGAGGAGGAGCCGCGGGCCGTGCTGGCGCAGAAGATAGAGAAGGAGACG CAAATCCTCAACTGCGCCCTGGACGACATCGAGTGGTTCGTGGCTCGGCTGCAGAAGGCGGCCGAGGCTTTCAAGCAGCTGAACCAGCgcaagaaggggaagaagaagggcAAGAAGGGGCCTGCAG AGGGCGTCCTCACGCTGCGGGCACGGCCCCCCTCCGAGGCTGAGTTTGTGGACTGTTTCCAGAAAACAAAGCTGGCCATCAACCTGCTC GCCAAGCTGCAGAAGCACATTCAGAACCCCAGCGCAGCAGAACTGGCGCACTTCCTCTTCGGGCCTCTGGACCtg ATTGTCAGCACCTGTGGTGGCCCAGACATCGCACGCTCAGTCTCCAGTCCCCTGCTCTCCCGTGACGCTGTGGGCTTCCTGCGCGGCCACCTGGTCCCCAAGGAGATGGCGCTATGGGAGTCGCTGGGGGAGACCTGGACACGCCCCCG ctccgAGTGGCCACGGGAGCCGCGGGTGCCCCTCTACGTGCCCAAGTTCCAGAGCGGCTGGGAGCCCCCCCTGGACGTGCTGCAGGAGGCTCCCTGGGAAGTGGAGGGGCTGGTGTCCGCCCCCAGTGACGAG CCGACTCCAGGGAGCCGACTGTCCTTTCGAAGCTCCCAGAAGCACAGCCTTGTACCTGAGCCAACATCCCCAGGAGACGTCCTTCCCCCAGTCAGCTCCCCACATATTCTCAG GGGCTACGAACCCACACCAGCCATGGCCAAGTACGTCAGGGTCCTCTATGACTTCACAGCCCGCAATGCCAACGAGCTGTCTGTGCTCAAGGACGAGGTCCTGGAG GTGCTGGACGACAGCCACCAGTGGTGGAAGCTTCGCAATCGCAGTGGCCAGGCAGGCTACGTGCCCTGCAACATCCTGGACGAGACCCGGCTGGAGGACATCCCCCCAGAGCAG GCCGGGCTGAAATACTGGGGTCCTGCCAGCCCAACCCACAAGCTGCCCCCAAGCTTCGCCGGGAACAAAAATG AACTGATCCACCACATGGATGAGGTCAATGACGAGCTCATCAAGAAGATCAGCAACATCAAGACGCAGCCACAGCGGCCCTTCCGCGTGGAGCGCAGCCAGCCGGTCAGCCTGCCCCTCACCTACGAGTCGGGCCCCGATGAGGTCCGCGCCTGGCTGGAGGCCAAGGCCTTCAGCGCCCG GATCGTGGAGAACCTGGGCATCCTGACCGGGCCCCAGCTCTTCTCGCTCAACAAAGATGAGCTGAAGAAAGTGTGCGGGGAGGATGGCATCCGCGTGTACAGCCAGCTCACGGTGCAGAAGGCCGTCCTGGAG AAGCAGCAAGGTGGGTCGGAGCTGGAGGAACTCATGAACAAGTTTCATTCCAAGAAccagaggaggatggaggaggagagctAG